In Vitis vinifera cultivar Pinot Noir 40024 chromosome 4, ASM3070453v1, the genomic window GACAgctaaagcaaataaagaaaGGAAGGAAGCACACAAAGGTGTAGTctcacaccacttatccttccaaaatttcaccctctGCTTGTTATCCACCACAAAGGAAAGTCTACTTTTGACAAGGTCCCAATCCTTCCTAATCACTAGTCCATTAAGATTCTTAAATATAGTTTCAAATGTTTCTCTATTTATCATTGTGGTTACTTAGAACATCTAGCTTGACTAGGTGATAAAATTTCCCCTCATTTTCTTCCAAGGAGTCATTTCTAGTCTCCTTCAATATATCATTTGCAGCCATGATCTAATATATGTCTGGACAACAAGcattataaaacaataaaatggaCAAAGTAAACAAGATATGCTAAAAATGCAATTATTCCTCTTTTAACTGGGATATGGCTTGAGCACCTCAAACCCAAGGTAGGTTCTGGTTTGGCGATGGGCAGCTTGTTCAACCCATACAGTTGGCATTGGTATATATCTGTGTTTTGATCAATGTTGTACAGTATTGGGTTTTGATCAATCTTGGGATTAGCTAGACCTAAGACTTCAACAAGAGTGATTTAGTTTTCTAATCTTTTGAGAAACTTAGACTACCGATACCTCTTGTGGAATAGAAACTTCTTTCTGTTACACCCATTATGCCATAATGGAGTAAGGAATAAGATAAATAGCTGTTAGAACTCCATATAAAAGTCTAAAAGGTGATAATGGATTGTTATTGCATGTTTTCCTGTCCTGCCTTTGATTTGTTGCAACTTATAATTCAGAAGTTACCTGCTTCTGGTGTTTGCCTTCTGAATTGGAGTGGTGTAGTGTTGTTATCTTGAGGTAACCAGTTCATAGAAGTTTCAAGATTGTCTTAGAATATTGCAATTAGTTTCTTGAAGTGTGTTATTTAAAGCTGCTTTCAGGGGAGCCATTTTCTGAGATGTTGCTTAGTGAGAAAAGAATGAAGATACTTCTATCAATTTAATTCTAAAGCCCCCATGACAGTGAATAGGCCCTGTTTTTCTTGAAATTATCTTAATAGTGGACTTTATCCCACTGTTGGCTcatggttttcttttttcctttctgatCCAGGAATTGTTTGGTTCCATTCTGTGGAATGAAGTCAGCTCACTCTGGGATGCACCAGTGCAACCTGAGTTGGGTTCTGAGTGGAAGACCTGGAAGCATGAAGTTATGAAATGGTTTTCAACATCTCATCCCATCTCTAGCAGTGGAGACATAAAACAACAGAGCGGTGATAACCCCTTGACCTCAAGCCTCCAAATTAACAGGAAGAGGCCCAAGCTTGAAGTTCGTCGTGCAGAGACCCATGCTTCAGTGGTTGAGACAGGGGGTTTACATCAGGCTGTAACTGTCGACATTGATTCCGGATTTTTTGATAGTCGAGATATAGTGCATGATGCTCCATCAGCATCTGAACCTTATAAGGAGGAAGTTTTTGGGGAGGGAGCTGTAACAACAAATTCTCCAGGTAGTGCCACTGATAGATGGAATGAAATTGTAGTTGAATCTGGAAATCCAGAACTTTTCCAAACCAAAGATGTGGAAATGACACCTGTGAGTGAGGTGGTTGCTAAGAAATCCTTGGATCCTGGGAACAAAAATCGCCAATGTATAGCTTTTATTGAAGCAAAAGGTAGACAATGTGTGAGGTGGGCAAATGATGGTGATGTGTATTGTTGTGTGCATTTGGCCTCTCGTTTTGTGGGGAACTCTGCAAAAGCAGATGTAGCTCCCCCTGTTGATATGCCAATGTGTGAAGGTACCACAACTCTTGGCACTCGATGCAAGCATCGGTCTCTCTATGGCTCCTCATTCTGTAAGAAACACAGACCCCAGAGTGACACAAAAAGGACCTTGACTTCACCAGAGAATAAACTTAAGAGAAAACATGAGGAGAATATATCAATTTCAGAAACCACACTATGTAAAGATATAATATTGGTGGGTGAAGTTGAAAACCCTCTCCAAGTGGATCCGATATCAGTTGTGAAGGGAGACAACTTTGAGAGAAAACATAACTTGATTGAGAATCCTGAGTATTCTAGTAAAGGGTATATGAACGCAGAGGTACTGCACTGCATTGGCTCACGCCCTGAAGATGGTGGTGATCCTTGCTTGGAAAGTCCAAAGCGACATTCATTGTACTGTGAAAAACACCTTCCGAGCTGGCTTAAACGTGCTAGGAATGGTAAAAGCAGAATAATTTCAAAAGAAGTGTTTATAGATCTTTTAAGAAATTGCTGTTCACAGGAGCAAAAATTGCATTTGCATCAAGCATGTGAGCTTTTCTACAGACTCTTCAAAAGTATTCTGTCCTTGAGAAACCCAGTTCCTAGGGAAGTCCAACTTCAATGGGCACTGTCTGAAGCTTCTAAAGAATCTGGTGTTGGGGAATTCTTGACAAAGTTGGTTTGCAGTGAAAAAGATAAGCTCATGAGACTCTGGGGCTTTAATGCTGATACTGATGTACAAGTTTCCTCCTCTGTAATGGAAGAAGCAGTTCCTGTTCCGGTAGCCATTGTGAGTGGCTGTGATACTGAAAAGACCATTAAGTGCAAAATTTGCTCAGAGGAGTTTCCTGATGACCAAGCAATAGGCAAACACTGGATGGACAATCATAAAAAGGAATCTCAATGGTTGTTCAGAGGTTATGCTTGTGCCATCTGCCTGGATTCTTTTACAAACAGGAAAGTTCTGGAAAGTCATGTGCAGGACAGACACCATGTTCAGTTTGTTGAACAATGCATGCTTTTCCAGTGTATTCCTTGTGGCAGCCATTTTGGGAATACGGAAGCATTGTGGTTGCATGTGGTCTCAGTTCATCCTGTTGATTTTAGGCTGTCAACAGTTACTCAACAGCATAATGTGTCTGCAGGTGAAGATTCTCCACAGAAACTTGAGCTGGGTGCTTCAGCTTCTATGGAGAATCACACTGAGGGTCAAGGTGGTTTCCGGAAGTTCATTTGTAGGTTTTGTGGGTTGAAGTTTGATCTGCTTCCTGATCTTGGCCGCCACCATCAAGCTGCTCATATGGGGCCAAATCTAGTTAGCTCTCGCCCTGGAAAGAAGGGGGTTCGTTATTATGCTTATAGATTAAAATCAGGGAGGCTTAGCCGTCCTAGATTTAAGAAAGGCCTAGGAGCAGCATCATTTAAGATCAGAAACAGGAGCACTGCTAATATGAAGAAACGCATCCAGGCATCTACTTCAACCAGTTCTGGGGGACTAAGAGCACCTTCTCATGTAACTGAGCCAGTGAGCCTTGGTAGATTGGTGGAATCTCAATGCTCTGATGTTGCAAAGATATTATTCTCTGAGATTCAGAAAACAAGATCCCGACCCAGTAACCTTGATATTTTGTCCATTGCTCGCTCAACTTGCTGTAAGGTAAACCTCCAAGCATTACTGGAGGGGAAGTATGGAGTTTTGCCAGAACGGTTGTATCTGAAGGCGGCCAAACTCTGTAGTGAACATAATATTCAAGTGAGCTGGCATCAAGATGGGTTTGTTTGCCCTAATGGATGCAAACCTGTGTCAAACGCACATTTACCGTCTCTGCTGATGCCACACTCAAATGGTTCTATTGGGCATGGCTCTGCATCATTAGATCCTGTGAGTGAGGAGTGGGAAATGGATGAGTGCCATTATGTCATTGATTCACGTCATTTTGGAAACACACTCCTGCAAAAAGATGTCGTTGTGTGTGATGATATAAGCTTTGGTCAGGAATCAGTTCCAATTGCCTGTGTAGTGGATGAGGATCTTCTGGACTCCCTTCACATCCTTGCAGATGGTTCTGATGGCCAAATCACCAGATACTCCATGCCTTGGGAGAGCTTTACCTATGTCACAAAGCCATTGCTTGACCAGTCCCTTGGTCTTGATGCAGAGGTACCTTTTTACTAGTTACTTTGGTCTTTGTTCTAGTGCTCTCTAATGGTAAAGCTATCTTTATATCATTATGGACTAAACTATCCTTGTTATATACAATATGTAACTTGACCACCATAAACTGGGGTTGGAGACTCTTTATCGTTATGTCTTTGAAGATCTATGTTACAGTGACCCTGATTGGCCAAATGGTCGAAGCTGTAATCTTCTCATGAAGTGGCTTCCTGTGTGTGTTAATGAATTTACTCTTGCACCATTATTCTACTCTGTCTTTCTCTAAATGCATTTATTCTCATGCCACTGTTGTACTCCCTCCCTCTCCACATGCATCTGGTCTGTGCCAAATCGTACACATGACAGACACCAGACACATGctccatgcattttttttttattgcatcaGAAGTGAAAGGTTACTTGTATTTAACTCCTTCGTGCTGGAGCCATTTCATTTgctttcctctttttttctgGTACAGAGTTGGCAATTGGGTTGTGCTTGTCTACACTCAACTTGCTCTCCTGAAAGATGTGATCACGTATACCTCTTTGATAATGACTATTCAGATGCAAAGGATATATATGGGAAACCCATGAGTGGCAGATTCCCATATGATGAAAAAGGACGGATTATCTTGGAGGTAATGAAATTTATTCTACTGAATCACTCTAAATTTGATAATATTGAATGATTGAACTTTTATTGTTGATTACATCTGAAATAGTATGTGCTTTTGTAGAATTCCTTGTCCTTTTTCTTCATCAGTTATACTATGCTAGAATACAGATAGAATGGCATGGTTATCATACAAGTTAGGAAATTTCTTATTAGGTGATGAAGGAATgctgttttctttgtttttgttcttatCTGGAATGCTGGAAATTATAACCAATTAGTGAAAGCCATAGATTACCCAATTTGGTTTCCCTAATTATCTAATCTATCCCCCAAAATTGCTTTTTATCCAAACATGTGCTAGAATGATGAAATAAGTGAGGGAATTGTAAGTTCTAGATGCGAGTGGGTTATAAAGTTGTCCAAATCTTTCACTGTGTTCCCTTTATGGGCACAATGCCACAAACTCCATTGACAAGAAGACAAAACTGTTCTTCCTGGACTTGTTCCTTTATTGCCATGGGTTGGTACATTAGACTTTTTCTCTTATAATCCTGCAGGAGGGTTACCTTGTCTATGAGTGCAATGGCAAGTGCAGCTGCAACAGAACATGTCAGAATAGGGTTTTGCAGAATGGAGTGCGAGTAAAGTTGGAAGTCTTTAGAACAGAGGAAAAGGTAATGTTATCCACTTTTTcatatctatcaaaaaaaaagttatctaCTTTTTCATGGTTGTCAAGACAAGAATCTTAGGTTAATCTCTTTGAAATTATTCACAGGGTTGGGCAGTCAGGGCAGGTGAAGCAATCCTTCGGGGTACGTTCATATGTGAGTACATTGGAGAGGTTTTAAGTGAGCAAGAAGCAGACAAGAGGGGCAACAATAGGTTTCGCACTCTTCCTAATGGACATGGTTTCATCATTTTAtgttaaattttattcaatgttcTGACTTTGTTGATTACAATGTCCAGGCATGGTGAAGAAGGTTGCAGCTATTTTTATGACATCGACTCTCATATCAATGATATGAGCAGATTGGTAGAAGGACAGGTTCCTTATGTAATTGATGCTACAAGATATGGAAATGTTTCACGGTTCATCAATCACAGGTGAGGGAAGAGTTTCTATGTGCTGTTTTTTGGAATATGCTTTCTTATGCTCTGGTTTAGAAGCTATATATTGCAACTTGCCTACTTGTGCAACCATTAGGATAAAAAATCAAATGGTGTGCTGCCAGTTTGATCCCAAGTTTGACTATTGTTTAAGAAGGTGAAGTGTCGGTGAATTGTATGGCTTCTAGTTACATGAGGCACATGCTTCATGCCCCTCAATTTGGACAGAAATTTGGAAAGAAGGATTTTGAAAGCAATGAAAGATTAGAGAAGTTTatagtataaatatttttgtattcagtaaatatttatttattcaagcATCATTTATGGATTGTACAAATCAGGGAGTAGTGAAAGAAGTTCATAGATGTTCCTTTTAACCCAATAATGCATATACACATACATACACCCatccacacacacacaaacacaaacACAAACGCAccatatatgtatgtatatgtatattgGGAAGTAGGACCTGAGTTTTACACCCACTGCCCTCACCCAATAAGATCTTTCTCTAAAAGGTGTTGTTGATTATCAGCTGTTAATGGTCAAAAGCAGTACTATAATacttataatatattaattaatctctcaaattttgattttaatgaaAGCAAATTAACGCCAACATCACCACCACAATGATGGTTGATATAGTAGTATTATAGTAGTTACTAATGGTTCATGGTATTGTGTTAGAAGCCATGTTTTTAACAACAATTATCCCATTGTTTTAAAAGCtattataatttattgttattttgatcAAATTATATTGTTTTAGCTGATTCTAAACACCACCATCGCCACCACAACCATGGTTGTTGTTGTAGCATTATAGTAGTTACTAATGGTTCAAAGTATTTTGCTACAAGCCATGATTTTAACAACAATTATCCCATTGTTTTAAAGGCtattataatttattgttgTTTTGATCAAATTATATTGTTTTAGCTGATTCCAGTATTAAAACATAACATACAAcagtttaatattatttttcacctaATTATCCCAACacttattgttttatttataaccTTGACTACTAATGTTGTGCCACCCCATAGGTAACCTGCATCATGGCCTTGTAATGCTGTCACTGCCACTGACCTTCTTTTGCTTTCCTTTGTTCATACACCATGTCTCCACTGTGTTTATCACTATTGTGTTGCACACAGCATGCTGTATGTCTTGTCTGCGTGTTAAATAATTTAGAAGTGAGTAGAAAAGTGGCAGTGAGCACTATTTTTGGTTTATATTTCAGGTTGTGAAAAGCTACATATAAAATGTAGCAGCCATTTTGTTCATAAGCTTACTTCTAGTGTGTTTGAACATTAAGTTAACAAGAGCCACATTATTTTTGTGCTTGTATAACTACTATTAGATCCCTTCTAAGTGGTTTTAGAAACACACATATATTGAAGATAGAGTTAGGAATCAATCAATGAAGAATGGTTAATTATAGATGCTAGTGTTTCGTATACTTTTTGCTTGGAAAGAGACTTGTCACCTAAAATTTGTTCAGGAATCATTATTGAAGTTCTTTTTAGAAAAAGCAGTTTTGATATGCTTTCTAAGAGAGCTTTTAGTGGTCCTTCCTATTGCAAGAGAAGTATTGCTGAGAATTTGGATGCCTGGGATCAAATTGCTTTAAGTGTTTTTTACCATCGCTATTTTCTGTCTCAGTAGTTAGTCCATATGTCttggaaaaaaagaatattatgaAAGCTACAgaaacattataattttttatcttgcGCCAGGGACAAATGTACAATGTTGTTGAGGTTCCAAGCTTGATTCATGCACCTCATGTTCCTCTCGTAATATGAAACTTTAGAATTTACTGCTTTTCCCAATATTTGTTTGAGAGGATATTGGAAGGCTTTGTTTAAATGTCTATTGACTTGTTCTGACATATTGTTGTTGGTAGCTGCTCACCAAACCTCATTAATCACCAAGTTCTTGTGGAAAGCATGGATTGTCAGCTTGCACATATTGGTCTCTTTGCAAATCGAGATGTAAGCTCCCTTTCCTGTCCTTTAAATACAAATTTCTACATGCTAATAAGACCTCGGAAAATTGAGTTgtctaaaatgatttttaagatgATAGATCCTGTTGGGAATGGGAGGAGGTGCATTATATGATTGGGTGTGCGGGGATCTTCTGGGTGGGACTCAAAATGGGCGCTAGGCCTCCCATGTGCCAAAACATAACCCATGACTCATCCTTTACCAGTTCATATAGATTATTTCCCATGCCACTACTTGTTTTCGCGTGGATGGTGACACTCCACCTCTAAATGTAAGTAGTAGTCTCCGTTGTCCTAGTACTGCACTTCTAATGTAATTgctgttttaatttttatgagcAGATATCTTTGGGTGAAGAACTGACGTATGATTATCGATATAAACCACTGCCTGGAGAAGGATACCCATGTCATTGTGGAGCTTCCAAGTGCCGTGGTCGTCTTCACTAGATCTTTAATCAATGTTTTGCCCTTGTCCAGCGTACAGCATTTGGTTATAGAATTAAATGATTAGAGGATGGGAGATTTGTGAGACGATAAAACTCCTTTCAGCTAGTAAGAAGTGTCAATTTTTGGTAGAGAGAATGGCGGATAACGTCCCTAGCACCTTAGTAAGCTGTACAACTCACACCAAGGCAATGAGCACATTGGATGAATCTGACAATGGCACCCAGGCTCTTTAAACTCCAGATCATCTTTCTGTAATTAGGCGTATGGCTTTCCCCTTAAGTAGATTGTATCTATGCCTTTTTCCTTTATACACGTGTCTCCAAAGAAAGGGTGGAAGCTCATCTTATctggaaaattgattttttatttatttaacttaaaggTTATCTGGATTAGCAAGTTGTAGATGATTTTGCACCACTTTAAGTAGGTAGTCTTCTGATAACAAATGTGCATTGTTTAAAATTAGCTTATTTATGCTGAAAATTCCAATACGTTTACCCatttttttacaatattgaGCTTCCACATAATTTGGCAGAAATTCTGAATTCACTGAAAATGATACTAGGAACTTCCAATGTTCTTCTGTTGATTCCATATTTCAGAAGCAGAATATGCAGGCTTAATTGTTTGTCAATTTGTTGGGTGGAATCGTAGAAGGAATTATTGTCCACGGTTGAACAATTGTCTTGTTGGTGTTTGATGACTTCTCTGCTTTGGTTTTACGTCCCAAATTAGAATGAACCTGGAGTAGCAGATTCAGGAATGATTTCAGACAGCAGGTTTGGTTTGGTGCTGGAAAAATGAGGGCCCAACCCTAATGTTTTGATATAATTTAGATGGGggaatatgataaaatttgcTGACATGCGCTTTACCTTCTTGATTAGTATATCTCTATGGTATGCAGCCTCTCTCTGGAATTTACCAACATCATACAAGCTTCAGTATCTTAATTTGTTGAAGGTTGTTCAAAGTCACAAAAATGATGGCCATGATTGATGATATGATATTGCTAATCTATTGGATTGAGAACTTAATATAATGAGTTTAATGAAGGTTACTGTACCCAGTCTATTTCTACATATGTATGTACAATATGAACTCAATGAAGCTTCTAATCTAGTCTTATCATCTTCTGAAATGGCGTGGAAcccatttttcatcattttggaGAAGAGTGCagagaaaatatcaataatgagTGTCTGATATAGCTGACATGCATTATCGGAAAGAAGCTATTGTAGAAAGTTTAGTACATTGCTAACATGTATTACTCTCTTAGATCAGCCCTTCGTTTCTTCATCATCCCTGCACATTAGCTCTATTATCACACATGATAGAGGTATATTTATGTGTCTGATCAGCTCTTCATTTCTCCTTTTTGCAACACGAAGAAGCCAAAGGACATCCCATAGCTGGCTACCACCAAGATTGCCATCCCTGTAATCCCAGATACCAGAATCAATTACGTTGAAAATCGCATAGCTCAATACTAATTCATGTTTCCCACACAATTTAGTAAAAAGATAAGACCAGGCGGTTCATTTTTCTCACCGCATTCAACATATCTTGGcactttcttttcctttcttttgacgTAATCTTTTTGGACAGATGCTGCTTGTAACTGCAGATACATGGAATTGACCACAAATCCACTTCCAAATTTCTCTCTAACAACTTTCTCCTTTAAATCTAATGACCAGAACCCTGCGATTCCATATACAAACTCTTCCACTGCCACCTTAATAAACAGAAACACTCCAAGCCATAGTGCTAGTTTAGCAATCTTTCTGATTGGTTTCAATGACAAGGCCCCGATCCCATTAATCAAATTAACACCACAAGCAGACGCATAGAGAGGAAACCAGAAATACCAATCTAAACAAATCAACCAAAAAAAGGAAACGAAAGAAAACACAGATAGATAGAATTAGCCAGTTGAGGTTGGAACTAGTGAAAAACAAATAGGTCAGT contains:
- the LOC100853825 gene encoding uncharacterized protein LOC100853825; the protein is MATPTKLFSLCSLLMASLFAWSSSVQFDDPDWYFWFPLYASACGVNLINGIGALSLKPIRKIAKLALWLGVFLFIKVAVEEFVYGIAGFWSLDLKEKVVREKFGSGFVVNSMYLQLQAASVQKDYVKRKEKKVPRYVECGMAILVVASYGMSFGFFVLQKGEMKS
- the LOC100251309 gene encoding histone-lysine N-methyltransferase SUVR5, with product MEVLPCSGVQYVGESDCPQQSPGTTFIYDGDSNCVEHGQQVQLADDKMDKLLLNAERSQKEKKGEVEGRVEELPTSEGHCSGALYFDCEVEDQKQPCNSLYFEDGNLNVQNGCTEPCLASDSSHLIVDTIESELPSNTGEGELSVSEPKWLEQDETVALWVKWRGKWQAGIRCSRADWPLSTLKAKPTHDRKKYVVIFFPHTRIYSWADILLVCPINKFPQPIAHKTHNVGLEMVKDLTIARRFIMQKLAVGMLHISDQLHIEALTENVRNVMSWKEFAMEASRCKGYSDLGRMLPRLQSMILMNYISPDWVQHSFRSWVERCHSADSAESVEILKEELFGSILWNEVSSLWDAPVQPELGSEWKTWKHEVMKWFSTSHPISSSGDIKQQSGDNPLTSSLQINRKRPKLEVRRAETHASVVETGGLHQAVTVDIDSGFFDSRDIVHDAPSASEPYKEEVFGEGAVTTNSPGSATDRWNEIVVESGNPELFQTKDVEMTPVSEVVAKKSLDPGNKNRQCIAFIEAKGRQCVRWANDGDVYCCVHLASRFVGNSAKADVAPPVDMPMCEGTTTLGTRCKHRSLYGSSFCKKHRPQSDTKRTLTSPENKLKRKHEENISISETTLCKDIILVGEVENPLQVDPISVVKGDNFERKHNLIENPEYSSKGYMNAEVLHCIGSRPEDGGDPCLESPKRHSLYCEKHLPSWLKRARNGKSRIISKEVFIDLLRNCCSQEQKLHLHQACELFYRLFKSILSLRNPVPREVQLQWALSEASKESGVGEFLTKLVCSEKDKLMRLWGFNADTDVQVSSSVMEEAVPVPVAIVSGCDTEKTIKCKICSEEFPDDQAIGKHWMDNHKKESQWLFRGYACAICLDSFTNRKVLESHVQDRHHVQFVEQCMLFQCIPCGSHFGNTEALWLHVVSVHPVDFRLSTVTQQHNVSAGEDSPQKLELGASASMENHTEGQGGFRKFICRFCGLKFDLLPDLGRHHQAAHMGPNLVSSRPGKKGVRYYAYRLKSGRLSRPRFKKGLGAASFKIRNRSTANMKKRIQASTSTSSGGLRAPSHVTEPVSLGRLVESQCSDVAKILFSEIQKTRSRPSNLDILSIARSTCCKVNLQALLEGKYGVLPERLYLKAAKLCSEHNIQVSWHQDGFVCPNGCKPVSNAHLPSLLMPHSNGSIGHGSASLDPVSEEWEMDECHYVIDSRHFGNTLLQKDVVVCDDISFGQESVPIACVVDEDLLDSLHILADGSDGQITRYSMPWESFTYVTKPLLDQSLGLDAESWQLGCACLHSTCSPERCDHVYLFDNDYSDAKDIYGKPMSGRFPYDEKGRIILEEGYLVYECNGKCSCNRTCQNRVLQNGVRVKLEVFRTEEKGWAVRAGEAILRGTFICEYIGEVLSEQEADKRGNNRHGEEGCSYFYDIDSHINDMSRLVEGQVPYVIDATRYGNVSRFINHSCSPNLINHQVLVESMDCQLAHIGLFANRDISLGEELTYDYRYKPLPGEGYPCHCGASKCRGRLH